A single window of Gemmatimonadaceae bacterium DNA harbors:
- a CDS encoding riboflavin synthase: MFSGLVDSVGTIEHVAETGAGREFRIACGYHDLADGESIAVNGACLTVREHGGGWFIAAAVVTTVDRTTVGAWTPGRRVNLERAMRLGDRLGGHLVLGHVDGVARVQAVEQRADARLVDLALPSALAELMVAHGSLTVDGVSLTVNELPAPDVVQISLIDYTIRHTTLGALREGDDVHVEADVIGKYVQRLTAPYRAHSI, encoded by the coding sequence GTGTTCAGCGGGCTGGTTGACAGCGTCGGCACCATCGAGCACGTGGCCGAGACCGGAGCGGGACGCGAGTTCCGCATCGCGTGCGGCTACCACGACCTCGCCGACGGCGAGAGCATCGCCGTCAACGGGGCCTGTCTCACCGTGCGTGAACACGGCGGTGGCTGGTTCATCGCCGCCGCCGTCGTCACCACCGTCGACCGCACCACGGTGGGCGCGTGGACCCCGGGGCGCCGCGTCAACCTGGAGCGCGCCATGCGCCTGGGCGACCGGCTGGGCGGACATCTCGTGCTCGGTCATGTGGACGGCGTGGCCCGCGTCCAGGCGGTGGAGCAGCGCGCCGACGCGCGGCTCGTCGACCTTGCCCTCCCGTCGGCGCTCGCGGAACTTATGGTGGCGCACGGCTCGCTCACGGTGGACGGCGTGAGCCTCACGGTGAACGAACTGCCGGCGCCCGACGTGGTTCAGATCTCCCTGATCGACTATACCATCCGCCACACGACCCTCGGCGCGCTGCGCGAGGGAGACGACGTACATGTGGAGGCGGACGTGATCGGCAAATACGTGCAGCGACTGACCGCGCCCTACCGGGCGCACTCCATATGA
- the ribD gene encoding bifunctional diaminohydroxyphosphoribosylaminopyrimidine deaminase/5-amino-6-(5-phosphoribosylamino)uracil reductase RibD, with protein sequence MTDRDGSAVMRRALELARQGWGQTAPNPMVGAVVVRDGVVVGEGFHARYGEAHAEVAALAAAGSVARGATLYVTLEPCAHHGKTPPCADAIVAAGIARVVIATRDPHPQAAGGADRLRAAGVAVDIGDGASEARELNAAYFHRFAHPERPFVSLKLAVSIDAAIAAADRSTTTHLTGPEARREVHRVRAGHDAIAVGVGTVLADDPQLTVRDWAPPRTPLVRVIFDSTLRTPLDSGLVRTARTAPVVIVARAGEPSRARALTAAGVEIIEASAVSEALLRLAQRGIGSLLVEGGARLAGSFLANSVVDRLIIFQAPVLLGEGALNAFAFAPPADVARLERLPVLDRRVLGADVMTTYALGAL encoded by the coding sequence ATGACCGATCGCGACGGCTCGGCGGTCATGCGCCGTGCTCTCGAGCTCGCCCGCCAGGGCTGGGGGCAGACGGCGCCGAACCCGATGGTCGGCGCCGTCGTCGTCCGTGACGGCGTCGTGGTCGGCGAGGGGTTCCACGCCCGCTACGGCGAGGCCCACGCCGAAGTCGCGGCGCTGGCCGCGGCCGGCAGCGTCGCCCGGGGCGCCACGCTCTACGTCACGCTCGAACCGTGCGCGCACCACGGCAAGACGCCGCCCTGCGCGGATGCGATCGTGGCCGCCGGCATCGCCCGCGTGGTGATCGCCACGCGCGATCCCCATCCGCAGGCGGCCGGCGGCGCCGACCGCCTGCGCGCCGCAGGCGTGGCCGTCGACATCGGCGACGGCGCGAGCGAGGCCCGTGAGCTGAACGCCGCGTACTTCCATCGGTTCGCGCATCCCGAGCGGCCGTTCGTCTCGCTCAAGCTGGCGGTTTCCATCGACGCCGCCATCGCCGCGGCCGACCGCTCCACGACCACGCATCTCACCGGGCCCGAGGCGCGGCGCGAGGTGCACCGCGTGCGCGCCGGCCACGACGCGATCGCCGTCGGCGTGGGCACCGTGCTCGCCGACGACCCCCAGCTCACGGTGCGCGATTGGGCGCCGCCCCGCACGCCGCTGGTCCGCGTGATCTTCGACTCGACGCTTCGCACGCCGCTCGATTCGGGGCTCGTGCGCACGGCGCGCACGGCGCCCGTGGTGATCGTGGCGCGGGCCGGCGAGCCGTCGCGGGCCCGAGCCCTCACGGCGGCCGGGGTGGAGATCATCGAGGCGTCGGCCGTCTCCGAAGCGCTGCTCCGGCTCGCCCAGCGGGGGATCGGGTCGCTGCTGGTGGAGGGCGGGGCGCGATTGGCGGGCAGCTTCCTCGCGAACTCCGTCGTCGACCGCCTGATTATCTTTCAGGCGCCCGTGCTGCTGGGCGAGGGGGCGCTGAATGCCTTCGCGTTCGCGCCGCCGGCCGATGTCGCGCGCCTCGAACGCCTGCCCGTGCTGGACCGGCGCGTGTTGGGCGCCGACGTCATGACGACCTATGCGCTGGGAGCGCTCTAG
- the purM gene encoding phosphoribosylformylglycinamidine cyclo-ligase — MSGGPLDYRAAGVDIDAAEDAKHRIKRLVESTFTAGTRGGFGGFGGMFRMPADARHPVLVSSADGVGTKIKVAVDAARHDTVGHDLVNHCVNDILVQGATPLFFLDYVAFGALVPSVVEGVVAGVAAGCRENGCALVGGETAEMPGLYTPPDYDLAGFIVGYVEEDAILGADRVREGDVLIGLASNGLHTNGYSLARRIVATRMQLAVHDRFPGEDGSVADVLLRIHRSYLAALRPVLGRVRAMAHITGGGLPGNLNRALPPTLDAEVDARSWKVPNLFAQLQRGGAVATDEMFRAFNMGVGMVVIAAPADAGAVIASAAAADIDGWPLGRVVRGTGRVDIQHTEAV, encoded by the coding sequence GTGAGCGGCGGGCCGCTCGATTACCGCGCCGCCGGCGTCGACATCGACGCCGCCGAGGACGCCAAGCACCGCATCAAGCGGCTCGTGGAGTCCACGTTCACGGCGGGCACGCGCGGCGGATTCGGTGGGTTCGGCGGCATGTTCCGCATGCCGGCCGACGCCAGGCATCCGGTGCTCGTCTCGAGCGCCGACGGCGTGGGCACCAAGATCAAGGTGGCCGTCGATGCCGCGCGCCACGACACGGTGGGGCACGATCTCGTCAACCACTGCGTGAACGACATCCTCGTGCAGGGCGCGACGCCGCTGTTCTTCCTCGACTACGTGGCCTTCGGCGCCCTCGTCCCGAGTGTCGTCGAAGGCGTGGTGGCGGGCGTGGCCGCGGGGTGCCGCGAGAACGGGTGCGCGCTCGTGGGCGGCGAGACCGCCGAGATGCCCGGGCTGTACACGCCCCCCGACTACGACCTGGCCGGATTCATCGTCGGCTACGTGGAGGAGGACGCCATCCTCGGCGCCGACCGCGTGCGGGAAGGCGACGTGCTGATCGGCCTGGCCAGCAACGGGCTCCATACCAACGGCTATTCGCTGGCCCGGCGCATCGTCGCCACGCGCATGCAACTCGCGGTCCACGACCGTTTTCCCGGCGAGGACGGCTCGGTGGCCGACGTGCTGCTGCGCATCCACCGGTCGTACCTCGCGGCGCTGCGTCCGGTGCTCGGGCGGGTCCGTGCCATGGCTCACATCACGGGGGGCGGGCTCCCCGGCAATTTGAATCGCGCCCTGCCGCCTACGCTCGACGCCGAGGTGGACGCCCGGTCGTGGAAAGTGCCCAATCTGTTCGCGCAGCTCCAGCGCGGCGGGGCCGTGGCCACCGACGAGATGTTCCGTGCGTTCAACATGGGCGTCGGTATGGTGGTGATCGCCGCGCCCGCGGACGCCGGCGCGGTCATCGCGAGCGCGGCAGCGGCGGACATCGACGGCTGGCCGCTGGGTCGCGTGGTGCGCGGCACGGGCCGTGTGGACATTCAGCATACGGAGGCGGTATGA
- a CDS encoding PfkB family carbohydrate kinase: MTHAVLVVGSVALDSVETPFGKADNVIGGSANFFAASASHLAPVQVVGVVGNDYPMAKLEPLIARGVDFAGVEQADGASFRWRGRYRHDLNVAETLETHLGVFSNFHPRIPEQFRNAPFVFLGNIDPRLQLDVLDQVSAPKLVACDTMNFWIESRRPELLALLERVDAITLNDGEARQLTEQFNLVKAARWIMDRGPKLVIIKKGEHGAFMFTPTSVFFAPAYPLEEVFDPTGAGDSFAGGFMGYLAHTGDISEESLRRAVIYGSAMGSFAVEKFSVDRLLEIRHADVTRRVREFHRLVAFESEFTA, translated from the coding sequence GTGACGCACGCAGTGCTGGTGGTCGGATCGGTCGCCCTCGACTCCGTCGAAACGCCGTTCGGCAAGGCGGACAACGTGATCGGCGGATCGGCCAACTTCTTCGCCGCCTCGGCCAGCCACCTCGCGCCCGTGCAGGTGGTGGGCGTGGTCGGGAACGACTACCCGATGGCCAAGCTCGAGCCGCTCATCGCGCGCGGCGTGGACTTTGCCGGCGTGGAGCAGGCGGACGGCGCCTCGTTCCGCTGGCGCGGCCGCTACCGCCACGATCTCAACGTGGCCGAGACGCTCGAGACGCATCTCGGGGTGTTCTCCAATTTCCATCCCCGGATTCCCGAGCAGTTCCGGAACGCGCCGTTCGTGTTCCTCGGCAACATCGACCCCCGCCTCCAGCTCGACGTGCTCGATCAGGTGAGCGCGCCCAAGCTCGTGGCCTGCGACACGATGAACTTCTGGATCGAGAGCCGGCGGCCCGAGCTGCTCGCCCTGCTCGAGCGCGTGGACGCGATCACCCTCAACGACGGCGAGGCGCGCCAGCTCACCGAGCAGTTCAATCTCGTGAAGGCGGCGCGCTGGATCATGGATCGCGGTCCCAAGCTGGTGATCATCAAGAAGGGCGAGCACGGCGCGTTCATGTTCACGCCGACGTCGGTGTTCTTCGCGCCGGCGTATCCCCTCGAGGAGGTGTTCGATCCCACCGGCGCCGGCGATTCGTTCGCCGGCGGTTTCATGGGCTACCTCGCCCACACCGGCGACATCTCCGAGGAGAGCCTGCGCCGCGCCGTGATCTACGGCAGCGCCATGGGCTCGTTCGCCGTGGAGAAGTTCTCGGTCGACCGCCTGCTCGAGATCCGGCACGCCGACGTCACGCGGCGGGTGCGCGAATTTCATCGCCTGGTGGCCTTCGAATCGGAGTTCACGGCGTGA
- the argS gene encoding arginine--tRNA ligase, with product MSGDDLLRAELSRAARALGAPDDVSPVLERPRDPAFGDWATNLAMVLAKGLGKKPRDFAQQIIDTMDLARAGLSAAEIAGPGFINFRVATGTLAQGLLALLRAGAGYGCTDAGQGAVVNVEFVSANPTGPLHVGHGRQAALGDAISALLECTGWAVTREFYYNDAGAQIMNLAVSVQARIAQLRGREAAIPEGGYHGEYIREIAQRYADTTPADPDGADLDAVRRFAVQELRKEQDRDLQAFGVKFDVYFLESSLYSEGKVEETIRRLVAAGHTYEKDGALWLKTTDFGDDKDRVMRRSAEKGGEPTYFVPDVAYHVTKWERGFKRAINVQGSDHHSTVTRVRIGLQALALGIPEGYPEYVLHQMVTVMKGGEEVKISKRAGSYVTVRDLIDEVGRDAVRYFFLMRKGDSQLQFDVDLARSQSEENPVYYIQMAHARLSGIFRVGEIAVASVTGDDVDYAQLTRPEELELIKALLDYPALVAGAAQALEPHRLAMYLHDTAGKVHLWYHTAHVLNEPEPIMKARLALARASQIVLHNGLTLLGITAPERM from the coding sequence ATGAGCGGCGACGACCTGCTGCGCGCCGAACTCTCGCGCGCGGCACGAGCGCTCGGTGCGCCCGACGACGTCTCCCCCGTCCTCGAGCGGCCCCGCGATCCCGCGTTCGGTGACTGGGCCACCAACCTCGCGATGGTGCTGGCCAAGGGGCTCGGCAAGAAGCCGCGGGACTTTGCCCAGCAGATCATCGACACCATGGATCTCGCGCGCGCCGGTCTCAGCGCCGCCGAGATCGCCGGGCCCGGCTTCATCAACTTCCGCGTGGCCACCGGTACGCTGGCCCAGGGCCTCCTCGCCCTCCTGCGCGCGGGCGCCGGTTACGGGTGCACCGACGCGGGGCAGGGCGCGGTGGTGAACGTCGAGTTCGTCTCGGCCAATCCCACGGGCCCGTTGCACGTGGGGCACGGTCGGCAGGCCGCCCTCGGCGACGCCATCTCGGCGCTGCTCGAGTGCACCGGGTGGGCCGTGACGCGCGAGTTCTACTACAACGACGCCGGCGCCCAGATCATGAATCTGGCGGTGAGCGTGCAGGCGCGCATCGCGCAGTTGCGCGGCCGTGAGGCGGCGATCCCCGAAGGCGGCTACCATGGCGAGTACATTCGCGAGATCGCGCAGCGGTACGCCGACACGACCCCGGCCGATCCCGACGGCGCCGATCTCGACGCCGTGCGCCGGTTCGCCGTGCAGGAGTTGCGCAAGGAGCAGGACCGCGACCTCCAGGCCTTCGGCGTCAAGTTCGACGTCTACTTTCTGGAATCCTCGCTGTACAGCGAGGGTAAGGTGGAGGAGACCATCCGCCGCCTCGTCGCCGCCGGCCACACGTACGAGAAGGACGGCGCGCTCTGGCTCAAGACCACCGACTTCGGCGACGACAAGGATCGCGTCATGCGCCGCAGCGCCGAGAAGGGCGGCGAGCCCACGTACTTCGTGCCCGACGTGGCGTACCACGTCACCAAGTGGGAGCGCGGCTTCAAGCGCGCCATCAACGTGCAGGGTTCCGACCACCACAGCACGGTCACGCGGGTGCGCATCGGCCTGCAGGCGCTGGCGCTCGGCATTCCCGAGGGCTACCCGGAGTACGTGCTGCACCAGATGGTCACCGTCATGAAGGGCGGCGAGGAGGTGAAGATCTCCAAGCGCGCCGGCAGCTACGTCACGGTGCGCGATCTCATCGACGAGGTGGGCCGCGACGCGGTGCGCTACTTCTTCCTCATGCGCAAGGGCGACTCGCAACTGCAGTTCGACGTCGACCTCGCGCGGTCGCAGTCCGAAGAGAATCCGGTGTACTACATCCAGATGGCGCACGCGCGGCTGAGCGGCATCTTTCGCGTGGGCGAGATCGCGGTCGCCTCCGTCACCGGCGACGACGTGGACTACGCGCAGCTCACGCGGCCCGAGGAGCTGGAGCTGATCAAGGCGCTGCTCGATTACCCGGCCCTCGTCGCCGGCGCCGCCCAGGCGCTCGAGCCGCACCGGCTGGCCATGTACCTGCACGACACCGCCGGCAAGGTGCACCTGTGGTATCACACGGCGCACGTGCTCAACGAGCCCGAACCGATCATGAAGGCCCGGCTCGCGCTCGCCCGCGCCTCGCAGATCGTCCTCCACAACGGACTCACCCTTCTCGGCATCACCGCCCCGGAGCGCATGTGA
- a CDS encoding zinc ribbon domain-containing protein has product MPTYAFRCPNGHEFDKFYRMMSASQAELPCPECGATAVRLISGGAGLVFKGSGFYLTDYGKNAHTRRGNEPPPRSSEGGSPSEKTASAEGAKGGESKSGESKSNESKGGESRGSESKGGESKSGASKGGESKGKDSSAPAPAAPSSGSSSGAKGDAKSGS; this is encoded by the coding sequence ATGCCAACTTACGCGTTCCGCTGCCCCAACGGGCACGAGTTCGACAAGTTCTACCGGATGATGAGCGCATCCCAGGCCGAACTTCCATGCCCGGAATGCGGCGCCACCGCGGTGCGCCTTATTTCGGGCGGGGCCGGCCTGGTGTTCAAAGGCTCCGGCTTCTACCTCACGGATTACGGTAAGAACGCGCACACTCGACGCGGCAACGAGCCGCCGCCCAGGAGCAGCGAGGGCGGGTCGCCGAGCGAGAAGACGGCGTCGGCGGAGGGCGCCAAGGGCGGCGAGTCCAAGAGCGGCGAGTCCAAGAGCAACGAGTCCAAGGGCGGCGAGTCCAGGGGCAGCGAGTCCAAGGGCGGTGAGTCGAAGAGCGGAGCGTCCAAGGGCGGGGAGTCCAAGGGCAAGGACTCGTCGGCGCCCGCGCCGGCCGCGCCGTCATCCGGCTCGAGCAGCGGCGCTAAAGGCGACGCCAAGAGCGGCTCCTGA